CCATGTATGGCGCAGGCTGGTAGAAGCAGGTGACGTTGGCAGTGTTGGGGATGGCGTTCTGTTCCCCCAGTACCCTCAGGGCCAGGACAGTGATCATATtgagtgtctgtctcctctcatgTCCCATCAGACACACTGTACTCTCATCTATCACCCGACGCAAGGTCATCAGATAGTCATACTTGCTAGTCTCCTCGTCGCCAACAAAGTGGCAGCGCAGGTAGGCCTCGATCTTGCGCTGCTGCTCGCTAACGTCAGGAAAGTCAATAAAGAAACGGGAGCACATGTAGCGCTCTAGGGACTTAATCTCTGTCTCGCTGGCTGGCCTGAAGTTCCTCACCAGCAGGTCACTATACTTCAGAAGCCCACCTCCTCTGATCTCCTCTGGGTTATGGGTGGCAATCAGTCGGAAACGCAGATGATCCATGGCTTGCTCAAAGTCCCCGTACATGCACTCTGCTACCACAGTGATGCTGGCCTTGTCCCTTGGGGCCGAACTTGCCCCTGCCCGTGGACAGACCGTAGTTGTCTCTGGTGGCGCTAGTTCCTGAGTAGCAGCAGGTTCAGTCTCTGGGACTTGGTTCCCTGTTGTTTGAAGGGACAATGATTCCTCAGAAGCTTCTGAGTCTGGAGGCTTTTTTGAATATTTCACCCTGACTATTTGTTCTACGGTACAGGGTGAGATGTTTTTATCCTGGGATGAAACGGCTGGAGTAAGGTGGTCTGTGAATGTTTTAGTGCCCTCTGACTTCCTCTGTCTGGACCCTGAGGAGGATGAATAATGGCCTTGATCAGTGTCTAATAAAGAGTGATTTGGTTGAGGTGTTGGAAGTATTTCTATAGGCTCAAACAGCTGTGTTGTCAGATCTGACAAATCTTTTAACAAAGACCATTTTTCAGGGAGTGATGAGATGCTGCTCATCTTCCGTGACATCTTCCTTGGTGGTTTAGGTGAGGGGCAATAGTCAGGGACAATTCCCTGGGATGTGTTACAGGTTTTCTTGGCTGGCGGAGGGAATAAATGTTCAAGATGTACGTTTTGTGTGACAGCAGTGCAGGTTTGGGATGTGGATTGAGGCATCACTTGAAGTTGCTCTTGCACTGAGTTCTCTGTGAGCAACACTGGGGATGGCTTGATGTCTTTTGACTCAGAGATCAGTGACTCCTCTATGTTACTTTGAGGGTTTACAGATATATTTGACACCAGAGGTTCCATCACGTCTGTCAATATTTTGGAGGAGGATATAAGTGAGGGATAATCTGTATTCTGAACAAATGGCATTTTTTCCTCTACTCTTATCTCAAGTACTGTATCAACCTTTACCACCCCCTCTTCTTCTACCTCTTCCTCATTCTCCAGAGTCCCCaggtctagctctgctctctctatctctaacacTTCCAGTGGCTCTTGTTTTCCAGTTGCATGCACATTCATTGGATGTGATGATTCTTCCTCTTGAACAACAACCTGTTCACTGTGGCACGGACTGTCAGCGAAGCGAGTCATCATTGGATCTTTGTCTTTATCCTCTTTTAGATTCTCAGAGGTGGAAGAATACTGGGGTACCATTATGGCTTTCTCTGCCCCTCTATCTGGATGTAACACAATGCCATTGTGTGACTCCAATCCCTCACACTGAATTTCTTGcctcctctcagtctcccagtATGACTCCAGCATACGGTCCAATATAATCTGGAAGGAGTCCACACTGAACTCAAACTGGCGTCGCAGGGAACTTACAAACCTGAGCCCCACTGTTTTACCCCTGTTATTGGACAGTGAGATAAGGCTCCAGCGGTCGTGCTCATTGAAGACCTTGACCATCTTCTGCACATAGGCCTCCTTCATGGTGAGGCAGGTGATCTTGCGTCTGTTGACCCCACGGGGAAGGAGGTCACGCAGGCTGCCCAGCACCACCTCCTTGATGACCTGGAAGTCCTCCTGTCTGGGCAGCTCCACTCCAAAGATGATGTCCAGGTCTCTGTAGCCTGTGCCATTGTCCCTGACCATCACATGGCTGGCGGTGGAGCCATTGAGGCGGATGTCCCTGACCCTGATCTCCCTCTCCAACAGCCGGTCCTTCACTACGTGGATGATGTCCTTGGGTCTCACCTCCAGGGTGGGGAAGTTCCCTCTGCCGTGGATGGGGATCACCTCTGTCAACACCTGGTCCAGAGTCTGGACTTGCTCCAGAGTCAAGTTGTGGAATCTTCTATCCATTTGGAGATCAATTATCTTGGGTTTAACTGCAAAAGGAGACaatattgtatttgtatttggaaGAAGCTGGGTAATTCAGTCGTACAGTCAGCTGGGTAATTTCATGCAACAAAATGTGTGTTAAATGGGAAACATTCTGTGTTTTATAACAAGGGAAGAAACACTACTAAGTAATTTATAGTATCATTCATTCACATTGAGTTCAGGGGTGTCTGAAACACAAGAGACACCAAAGGCGCAGTTTGCACAATTAAAAACTAAAAAATATGTGTTGTTACTACTAAGCATAAGAGCAGTACACGCACAAAGATACACACAACACATGCACACAGGGGGGTGGAAGATGTCAAATAAAAAATTCAACAGGAAGGTGACCAGCTTGGAACTTTCTCTTAGAGGATAAGTAATATGACTGAGCATACCTTGACCTTGTTTGAGGTTATAATGGTTTTATTGTCAATTTAGTAATTGATAAATGAACTCATTGAATAATACTCTTGTGTATAAACAAATCAATAAGGCtatgtaaacattttaaaaagataTCCCACAAATCAGGTTAGCTTACTTTTACAGATTTAACTTGAACAGTGGTGGGAGGTCAACACTTGGGGTATGTATAGTCTACTTTCCCTCATGTTCCAAAAGTTTGCACGGACAGTTCTTATGGAATCCATAATGTACTAGAATAATAGTCGCATGCTGCAGAATTTTGGTCTCATGTGCAACCCCATCTCGCCCGCCCGCCTGCTCCCACTCTTTAGATAAGACCGTATGAGTCATACAGTCACTGAATAAAGCAC
Above is a window of Oncorhynchus tshawytscha isolate Ot180627B linkage group LG30, Otsh_v2.0, whole genome shotgun sequence DNA encoding:
- the LOC112250227 gene encoding uncharacterized protein LOC112250227, which codes for MDRRFHNLTLEQVQTLDQVLTEVIPIHGRGNFPTLEVRPKDIIHVVKDRLLEREIRVRDIRLNGSTASHVMVRDNGTGYRDLDIIFGVELPRQEDFQVIKEVVLGSLRDLLPRGVNRRKITCLTMKEAYVQKMVKVFNEHDRWSLISLSNNRGKTVGLRFVSSLRRQFEFSVDSFQIILDRMLESYWETERRQEIQCEGLESHNGIVLHPDRGAEKAIMVPQYSSTSENLKEDKDKDPMMTRFADSPCHSEQVVVQEEESSHPMNVHATGKQEPLEVLEIERAELDLGTLENEEEVEEEGVVKVDTVLEIRVEEKMPFVQNTDYPSLISSSKILTDVMEPLVSNISVNPQSNIEESLISESKDIKPSPVLLTENSVQEQLQVMPQSTSQTCTAVTQNVHLEHLFPPPAKKTCNTSQGIVPDYCPSPKPPRKMSRKMSSISSLPEKWSLLKDLSDLTTQLFEPIEILPTPQPNHSLLDTDQGHYSSSSGSRQRKSEGTKTFTDHLTPAVSSQDKNISPCTVEQIVRVKYSKKPPDSEASEESLSLQTTGNQVPETEPAATQELAPPETTTVCPRAGASSAPRDKASITVVAECMYGDFEQAMDHLRFRLIATHNPEEIRGGGLLKYSDLLVRNFRPASETEIKSLERYMCSRFFIDFPDVSEQQRKIEAYLRCHFVGDEETSKYDYLMTLRRVIDESTVCLMGHERRQTLNMITVLALRVLGEQNAIPNTANVTCFYQPAPYMADPIFSSYYIPQAAQPPLLYHPYPLHVHMQTGLV